One genomic window of Garra rufa chromosome 2, GarRuf1.0, whole genome shotgun sequence includes the following:
- the LOC141325341 gene encoding uncharacterized protein translates to MMRFFLLVCLSVLLFSTSAKPYRPREKVLIKTVQDTIVSDHPNGKMILGMKEVEPPQNMDITDFDIDPDMMIWKAAKEEIQQKYDRPEEDKDALYHSFDKIPPADVKQSEYYIQPLGHDQVRMYDKPEEDRDDLYHGRFDVAEEPMREEKDVIGGNVRPMYSSPEEDKDNLYHAYVKGHQSDQQAQAPMNIFPIRPKRVHTEPEVDLDDLYHKQ, encoded by the exons ATGATGAG ATTTTTTCTTCTCGTCTGCCTATCAGTGCTGTTGTTCAGCACTTCGGCCAAGCCATACAGGCCCAGG GAAAAAGTGTTGATCAAAACAGTTCAGGACACTATAGT TTCTGACCATCCCAATGGGAAGATGATCCTGGGAATGAAGGAGGTGGAGCCACCACAGAACATGGACATTACAGATTTTGACATCGATCCTGACATGATGATTTGGAAAGCCGCAAAAGAAGAAATACAGCAGAAATATGACAGACCTGAAGAGGATAAAGATGCTCTCTACCACTCCTTTGACAAAATACCTCCAGCTGATGTAAAACAGTCTGAATACTACATTCAGCCACTGGGACATGATCAGGTACGGATGTATGACAAACCAGAAGAAGATAGAGATGATCTATACCACGGGAGGTTTGATGTAGCCGAAGAGCCAATGAGAGAAGAGAAGGATGTAATTGGGGGTAATGTCAGGCCCATGTATTCAAGCCCTGAAGAGGACAAAGACAACCTGTACCATGCATATGTTAAAGGACATCAGTCTGACCAGCAGGCTCAGGCTCCGATGAATATATTCCCAATTCGTCCCAAAAGAGTGCACACAGAGCCAGAGGTAGACCTGGATGACCTTTATCATAAGCaatga